A portion of the Bacteroides faecium genome contains these proteins:
- a CDS encoding T6SS effector amidase Tae4 family protein, translating into MRKIKGNRLMFIILAVLCLCIYACYDGVDFPSGKSSRSGKSKKKNKELTTVIARQWFEANMTPVVTMRSSEAKDVQAAMVKPKWEDAYEANRGKYEVVQTPILTRGRRMFVDAETQSEFEKIRGQKYLRNAARMVIRKDLKTGEIRSFITVFVGSLEYMKKSKKMGRNSYLYREPDFDGKVLFFEPNGGLINGWKYRNGKIVAKIMPLSEDAKFLITRGWVTECYTETVLEYSQECYEEGFGYEDEEWGVGGGVDYICNDVWTPVEYQVCEEEWEEDEDSGDSGIGDGDDIGGDVDPSIVPQIDLPPFSTVDIKFGVVAKMEAPKVYELIGGKVYQNYLSNPAYVNACTLRLSYALNMCGGSHRIPYSSGKTGSGDADRDGSREWYYYKVVDMIDYLDQKYGIHEVVTVDEIQDKKGIVGQVDCEGWGGGGHVDIWDDANTVSADRLYPECETLYFWEFK; encoded by the coding sequence ATGAGAAAAATTAAAGGAAACCGTCTCATGTTTATTATCTTAGCGGTGTTGTGCTTATGCATTTACGCCTGCTATGATGGTGTGGATTTCCCAAGTGGTAAATCAAGTCGTTCGGGTAAATCAAAAAAGAAAAACAAGGAGTTGACTACAGTGATAGCTCGTCAATGGTTTGAGGCTAACATGACTCCGGTTGTTACTATGCGTTCATCTGAAGCTAAAGATGTACAAGCTGCTATGGTGAAACCTAAATGGGAAGATGCTTATGAGGCTAATCGTGGAAAGTATGAAGTTGTTCAGACCCCTATTCTAACACGTGGCAGGAGAATGTTTGTTGATGCGGAGACTCAAAGTGAGTTTGAAAAAATACGCGGACAGAAATATCTTCGTAACGCTGCTCGAATGGTAATTCGGAAAGACCTGAAGACTGGAGAGATTAGAAGTTTTATTACTGTTTTTGTCGGTTCTTTGGAGTATATGAAGAAGAGTAAGAAGATGGGACGTAACTCATATTTATATAGAGAGCCAGATTTTGACGGTAAGGTATTGTTCTTTGAACCTAATGGTGGATTAATTAATGGTTGGAAATATCGTAATGGTAAAATTGTTGCTAAAATAATGCCATTAAGTGAAGATGCTAAATTTCTTATTACTCGTGGTTGGGTCACAGAATGTTATACAGAGACTGTTCTTGAATATTCTCAGGAATGTTATGAGGAAGGTTTTGGATATGAGGACGAGGAATGGGGTGTAGGTGGTGGTGTCGATTATATCTGTAATGATGTATGGACACCCGTTGAATATCAAGTCTGTGAAGAAGAGTGGGAGGAAGATGAAGATAGTGGTGATAGTGGTATAGGTGATGGTGATGATATTGGTGGTGATGTTGATCCTAGTATAGTTCCTCAAATAGATTTACCACCGTTTAGTACGGTTGATATTAAGTTTGGTGTAGTGGCAAAAATGGAAGCTCCAAAAGTATATGAACTAATAGGAGGTAAAGTTTACCAAAATTATTTAAGTAATCCTGCATATGTGAATGCATGTACGCTGAGGCTTAGTTATGCTTTGAATATGTGTGGGGGAAGTCATCGAATACCGTATTCAAGTGGAAAAACAGGCTCTGGTGATGCTGATCGTGATGGCTCTAGAGAGTGGTATTATTATAAAGTTGTTGATATGATAGATTATCTTGATCAAAAATATGGTATCCATGAAGTTGTAACAGTTGATGAGATTCAAGATAAAAAAGGAATTGTTGGACAGGTAGATTGTGAAGGCTGGGGTGGTGGAGGACATGTTGATATTTGGGATGATGCAAATACAGTATCAGCAGATCGTCTTTATCCAGAATGTGAAACTTTATATTTTTGGGAATTTAAATGA
- a CDS encoding discoidin domain-containing protein, producing the protein MRILLFLGFMCLFMSCHKYPDAVEQALEQAGDNRKELEKVLEHFRKQGKIPYQSACFLIENMPYHQSKETILLDSAYNSYFEKVDSIYSQLFSNMTIEEIRPYKKKKHDSLCISLAENFNSFVAPKILNVDKTDIQIIKSDFLVDNIESALRIWNEKGYKTDEDFDFFKEFILPYRTTNEYPLMKRSQIRKMYEKILLDSLLGTIHESVEWYKIYVDKCRWLNKYVKPKEHMGIYDLFVPRFKMDCHNMTNWSCNVLRACGIPAVYEFTPKWLDRDSKHYWCNSPDSTGIIQPYTAPGNNLREDWDSNIKYCGKVYRKTFGVQYNTPYFMAAEDEFVPEHFSTPLLSDQTFRYHQTITLRLPLLDNIDNNIAYICMFTTKGLTPVGWGKIDHRKSEIIFEQIPLNTLFFPVIFDGETMLEINEPFMILSSRLRKDIPEPLTVNEQQKKKLDISLVNGKLFVTGENKQSSGMKYVTLKCDTTKKETLHLLRKYPEKQRLKALQERIKGSYILGSNKEKRNFDTLYILDYVPCPYFQEVEFKNDKKYRYYRFRNPDKKGVNIAHMEFLGRYSRNHKCSSPTPLPVFSKEQPEDKNQFLYRINGIPLNTGHNAADAFDGNYDTYVTTSSVGMDFGTPVQINRIRFVPRTANNGIVPGDSYALFYYANGWKEFKILYAENSYLDFKDVPYATLYWLRNLTTGKEELPFFYSNGKQYFLHTDTINESIY; encoded by the coding sequence ATGAGAATACTCTTATTTTTAGGTTTTATGTGTCTATTTATGTCTTGTCATAAGTATCCTGATGCTGTTGAACAAGCATTAGAACAGGCTGGTGATAATCGTAAGGAATTGGAAAAAGTGTTGGAACATTTTAGAAAACAAGGAAAAATACCTTATCAGTCAGCTTGTTTTTTAATAGAGAATATGCCATATCATCAGTCTAAAGAGACGATTTTGCTTGATTCTGCATACAATTCCTATTTTGAGAAGGTTGATTCTATCTATTCTCAATTGTTCTCCAATATGACTATTGAAGAAATCCGTCCATATAAAAAGAAAAAGCATGATTCACTATGCATATCATTAGCTGAAAATTTTAATAGTTTCGTTGCTCCTAAAATCTTAAATGTTGATAAGACTGATATTCAAATCATAAAATCTGATTTCTTAGTTGATAATATAGAATCAGCATTGAGAATCTGGAATGAAAAAGGTTATAAAACAGATGAAGACTTTGACTTTTTCAAAGAGTTTATTTTACCATATCGGACTACCAATGAATATCCTTTAATGAAACGTAGTCAAATCCGGAAAATGTATGAAAAGATATTATTGGACTCTTTATTGGGTACTATACACGAATCTGTGGAATGGTATAAGATATATGTTGATAAATGTAGGTGGCTGAATAAATATGTAAAGCCTAAAGAACACATGGGGATTTATGATTTGTTTGTTCCTAGATTTAAAATGGATTGCCATAATATGACGAACTGGAGTTGTAATGTCTTACGGGCATGTGGTATCCCTGCTGTTTATGAATTTACTCCAAAATGGTTGGATAGGGATAGCAAACATTATTGGTGTAATTCTCCTGATTCGACGGGAATAATTCAGCCTTATACAGCACCAGGTAATAACTTGCGTGAAGATTGGGATAGTAATATTAAATATTGTGGGAAGGTATATAGAAAAACTTTTGGAGTACAATATAATACTCCTTATTTTATGGCAGCAGAAGATGAATTTGTTCCTGAACACTTTAGTACTCCTTTGTTAAGTGATCAGACTTTCCGTTATCATCAAACCATAACTTTACGGTTACCATTACTGGATAATATTGATAATAATATTGCTTATATCTGCATGTTCACTACTAAAGGGCTTACGCCTGTAGGCTGGGGCAAAATCGATCATCGAAAAAGTGAAATCATTTTTGAACAGATACCTTTAAATACTTTGTTCTTTCCCGTTATTTTTGATGGAGAAACAATGCTTGAAATCAATGAGCCGTTTATGATATTATCTTCACGACTTAGGAAAGATATACCAGAACCTCTTACGGTTAATGAGCAGCAAAAAAAGAAGCTCGATATATCTTTGGTAAACGGAAAGTTGTTTGTTACAGGCGAAAATAAACAGTCTTCGGGTATGAAATATGTCACTTTGAAATGTGATACAACTAAAAAAGAAACGTTACATCTTTTACGTAAATATCCGGAAAAGCAAAGGCTGAAAGCATTGCAGGAAAGGATTAAGGGTTCTTATATCTTGGGAAGTAATAAAGAAAAACGGAATTTTGACACACTTTATATCTTAGATTATGTCCCATGTCCATATTTCCAAGAAGTCGAATTTAAAAATGACAAGAAGTACCGATATTATCGCTTTCGAAATCCCGATAAAAAAGGTGTTAATATTGCTCATATGGAGTTTTTGGGGAGATATTCACGAAATCATAAATGCTCTTCTCCAACACCTCTACCTGTCTTTTCTAAGGAACAACCGGAAGATAAGAATCAATTCTTATATCGGATTAATGGAATTCCTCTTAATACCGGACATAATGCTGCGGATGCTTTTGACGGAAACTATGATACCTATGTGACAACTTCTTCGGTAGGTATGGATTTTGGAACTCCTGTACAAATCAATCGTATTCGGTTTGTTCCACGAACAGCGAATAATGGGATTGTTCCGGGGGATAGTTATGCTCTTTTTTATTATGCCAATGGTTGGAAGGAGTTTAAAATACTTTATGCAGAAAATAGTTATTTGGATTTTAAAGATGTACCGTATGCTACGCTTTATTGGTTACGGAATCTAACAACAGGAAAAGAAGAACTTCCATTCTTCTATTCTAATGGTAAACAATACTTCCTTCACACAGACACAATAAACGAATCCATATATTAA
- a CDS encoding right-handed parallel beta-helix repeat-containing protein, whose product MKRITLFLFFIGYLSSLSATNYFVATNGSDSNSGTIDKPFVTLGKAQSKVVAGDTVYIRQGTYKVSEAEIMEHYTAGSTIWSRVFKMSKSGTGVDKRICYSGYKNERPVFDLSGVKPENERVIVFYVSGSYLHFRNIEVIGTQVTIVGHTQSECFRNEGGSNNIYEHLSMHDGMAIGFYIVTGKDNLILNCDAYNNYDPISDGGKGGNVDGFGGHLTSPQYTGNVFRGCRAWYNSDDGFDLINCQAPFTIENCWSFLNGYTKEGIKAGDGTGFKSGGYGMSDSPKAPSVIPMHVVQYCLAYMNKNKGFYANHHLGGIAWHNNTGYQNPSNFCMLNRKTVSEAVDVPGYGHIIKNNLSHKPRSSGKHIVDVNQAECEITNNSFLPVEMTVTDDDFISLDAGQLTFSRKADGSLPEIDFLRLKANGKLYNAGLGCFAGKGNEDTAYDWLEEAAILVEGNIARVVGIGAEAFTRFYVNGKECSLSEGQIDLSSYSGEIDLKATSDNGGIAKLKIVR is encoded by the coding sequence ATGAAACGCATCACTCTTTTTCTTTTTTTCATAGGGTATCTATCTTCTCTTTCGGCTACGAACTATTTTGTAGCCACTAATGGAAGCGATTCGAACAGCGGAACGATTGACAAACCCTTTGTCACGTTGGGCAAAGCTCAATCGAAAGTTGTAGCCGGAGATACGGTTTATATCCGGCAAGGGACATACAAAGTTTCGGAAGCCGAAATAATGGAACATTATACGGCAGGCAGCACGATTTGGAGCCGGGTATTTAAGATGTCGAAGAGTGGGACAGGGGTTGATAAGCGTATCTGTTATTCCGGTTATAAGAATGAACGTCCCGTATTTGACCTTTCAGGGGTAAAACCGGAAAATGAGCGTGTCATTGTGTTTTATGTGAGTGGCTCTTATCTGCATTTCAGAAATATAGAAGTCATAGGTACGCAAGTGACTATCGTAGGTCATACCCAGTCCGAATGTTTTCGTAATGAAGGCGGAAGCAATAATATTTATGAGCATTTGTCGATGCATGACGGCATGGCTATCGGTTTTTATATAGTGACAGGCAAAGATAATCTGATACTGAATTGTGATGCATATAATAATTATGACCCTATATCCGACGGCGGTAAAGGTGGAAACGTCGACGGATTCGGTGGACATCTCACTTCTCCCCAATATACAGGCAATGTGTTTCGAGGATGCCGTGCTTGGTATAATAGCGATGACGGATTTGATTTGATAAACTGTCAGGCGCCTTTTACAATCGAGAATTGCTGGTCTTTCTTGAATGGATATACGAAAGAGGGAATAAAGGCGGGCGACGGCACCGGATTTAAGTCGGGCGGTTATGGTATGAGTGATAGTCCGAAAGCTCCGAGTGTGATTCCTATGCATGTGGTTCAGTACTGCCTGGCGTATATGAACAAGAATAAAGGTTTTTATGCGAATCATCATTTGGGCGGAATAGCCTGGCATAATAATACAGGGTATCAGAACCCTTCTAATTTCTGTATGCTGAACAGGAAGACTGTATCGGAAGCTGTTGACGTGCCGGGATATGGACATATTATAAAGAACAACTTGTCTCATAAACCGAGGTCATCGGGGAAACATATCGTAGATGTCAATCAGGCGGAATGTGAGATTACCAATAACTCTTTTCTTCCGGTAGAAATGACTGTGACAGATGATGATTTTATCAGTTTGGACGCTGGTCAACTTACCTTTTCACGTAAAGCAGACGGAAGTCTCCCGGAGATAGATTTTCTGCGGTTAAAGGCGAATGGTAAATTGTATAATGCCGGGCTCGGCTGTTTTGCAGGAAAAGGAAATGAAGATACTGCTTACGACTGGCTGGAAGAAGCCGCTATCCTTGTTGAAGGAAATATAGCCAGGGTAGTAGGTATCGGAGCAGAAGCATTCACCCGGTTTTATGTCAATGGAAAAGAGTGCTCATTATCCGAAGGGCAGATAGACTTGTCCTCATATAGCGGGGAGATAGACTTAAAAGCGACATCAGATAATGGTGGAATTGCTAAACTGAAAATAGTCAGATAA
- a CDS encoding WG repeat-containing protein, with protein sequence MKTKTVLIVLLCLSACVYAQDSKLYKYYPDFIKDESLSGFMDVNGKIIIPAGKYADIFTDEFDKIAFVSIRGRQGIYAIDRNEQILFQVYNYEVFPDKITNGLFRIIENDKMGFANMDGQIVIKPQYKFVYPFQKNGYAIFCENGIWTKLDNEHLVLKGKWGAIDRKGTVIISPVYDGGSENYLKKDGKRYRLNSAGELILK encoded by the coding sequence ATGAAAACGAAAACTGTTTTAATAGTATTATTATGTCTTTCAGCATGTGTATATGCTCAAGATTCTAAGTTGTATAAGTATTATCCTGACTTCATAAAGGATGAATCATTATCGGGTTTTATGGATGTGAATGGAAAAATAATAATACCTGCGGGGAAATATGCTGATATCTTTACTGATGAATTTGATAAAATAGCATTTGTGTCTATTAGAGGTAGGCAAGGAATATATGCAATAGATAGAAATGAGCAGATTTTATTTCAGGTTTATAATTATGAGGTATTTCCGGATAAAATAACTAATGGATTATTTCGAATTATAGAAAATGATAAAATGGGGTTTGCTAATATGGATGGACAGATTGTGATTAAACCTCAATATAAATTTGTATACCCGTTTCAGAAAAATGGATATGCGATATTTTGTGAGAATGGAATCTGGACTAAATTGGATAATGAACATCTCGTGTTAAAAGGGAAATGGGGAGCTATTGATAGAAAAGGAACAGTTATTATTTCTCCTGTTTATGACGGTGGTTCGGAAAATTATCTTAAGAAAGATGGTAAACGGTATAGATTAAATAGTGCAGGTGAATTAATTTTGAAGTAA
- a CDS encoding glycoside hydrolase family 28 protein, producing MKYLLSIVLVALIGFTAPKKTAPAYDWGSVSAKPDLSWANQVGAQTTPGNTAWDAGKFGLRNDTSTFSTRAIQAAIDACHRQGGGTVTIAPGYYKIGALFIKSGVNLHLSKGTTLLASEDIEDYPEFPSRIAGIEMTWPSAVINIMDAENAALTGEGFIDCRGKVFWDKYWAMREEYEKKNLRWIVDYDCKRVRGILVSNSKHITLKDFTLVRTGFWACQILYSDHCSVSGLTINNNVGGHGPSTDGIDIDSSTNILIENCDVDCNDDNICIKAGRDADGLRVNRPTENVVVRNCIARKGAGLLTCGSETSGSIRNVLAYDLKACGTGTALRLKSSMNRGGTVENIYMTRVEADSVTRILAVDLNWNPKYSYSALPKEYEGKEIPAHWTTMLTPVEPKEKGYPYFRNVYFSHVKADGAKRFISASGWNENHRIENFYLSNIDAEVESVGKITYGKNFQLQDIRLTVKDKSRLQQTDNIDSKIEINYK from the coding sequence ATGAAATATCTTTTATCTATTGTACTAGTTGCATTGATTGGCTTTACGGCTCCGAAAAAGACAGCTCCCGCTTATGATTGGGGAAGTGTGTCCGCCAAACCGGATTTGTCGTGGGCTAATCAGGTAGGAGCGCAGACAACTCCGGGAAACACAGCATGGGATGCCGGGAAGTTCGGACTGCGGAATGACACCTCTACGTTTAGCACCCGCGCCATTCAAGCTGCCATTGACGCTTGTCACCGGCAGGGCGGGGGAACGGTGACTATTGCCCCGGGATATTATAAGATAGGCGCCCTGTTTATCAAGAGCGGAGTAAACCTGCATCTTAGCAAAGGCACAACCTTACTCGCAAGTGAGGATATAGAGGATTATCCGGAATTTCCTTCCCGTATCGCCGGTATTGAGATGACCTGGCCTTCGGCTGTTATCAATATTATGGATGCGGAAAATGCCGCCTTGACGGGCGAAGGCTTTATTGATTGCCGTGGAAAGGTGTTTTGGGACAAATACTGGGCAATGCGCGAAGAGTACGAAAAAAAGAACTTGCGCTGGATTGTGGACTACGATTGCAAGCGGGTACGGGGAATCCTTGTTTCCAACAGCAAGCATATCACTCTGAAAGACTTTACATTGGTACGTACCGGATTTTGGGCTTGCCAGATACTCTATTCAGACCATTGTTCGGTGAGCGGACTTACCATTAATAATAATGTGGGTGGACACGGCCCGAGCACGGACGGCATCGACATTGACTCGTCCACCAATATTCTGATAGAAAACTGTGACGTAGATTGCAACGACGACAATATCTGTATCAAGGCAGGTCGTGACGCGGACGGACTGCGTGTAAACCGTCCGACGGAGAATGTGGTAGTCCGCAACTGCATCGCCCGCAAAGGTGCAGGATTGCTGACTTGCGGAAGTGAAACTTCCGGCTCTATCCGCAACGTACTGGCATATGACCTCAAAGCCTGTGGCACGGGCACTGCCTTACGCTTGAAATCATCCATGAACCGCGGCGGAACGGTTGAGAATATTTATATGACGCGTGTTGAGGCTGATAGCGTAACCCGTATCCTGGCTGTCGACTTGAACTGGAACCCGAAATATAGCTATTCCGCCTTACCCAAAGAGTATGAAGGAAAAGAAATCCCCGCACACTGGACTACGATGCTGACTCCTGTTGAACCGAAAGAAAAAGGCTATCCTTATTTCCGCAATGTATATTTCTCGCATGTGAAAGCGGACGGAGCGAAACGTTTCATCTCTGCATCAGGCTGGAATGAAAATCATCGTATCGAGAACTTCTATCTGTCCAACATTGACGCAGAAGTCGAATCTGTCGGAAAAATAACGTATGGAAAGAATTTCCAGTTGCAGGATATCCGGTTGACCGTGAAAGATAAGAGCAGATTGCAGCAAACGGATAATATAGACAGTAAGATTGAGATTAATTACAAGTAA
- a CDS encoding rhamnogalacturonan lyase, protein MRKITIYLLCLFLSVPMMTMTAQPGYNYSKLQREKLNRGVIAIRENPSEVVVSWRYLSSDPIKSGFNVYRDGKKITDTPVTVSTMFRDKNSSRKAAVYEVRPVVKGKETHHIDGKYTLPADAPLGYLNIPLQKPEDGTTPVGDTYSYTPNDASIGDVDGDGEYEIILKWDPSNSHDNSHDGYTGEVYIDCYRLNGERLWRINLGKNIRAGAHYTQFMVYDLDGDGKAEIVMRTSDGTIDGKWKMIGNPDADYREAGTFDKKRDRLVNQGRILTGKEYLTVFSGLTGEALHTVDYIPERGNPKDWGDNRANRSDRFLACVAYLDGIHPSVVMCRGYYTRTVLAAFDWNGKELKNRWVFDSNNPGCEDYAGQGNHNLRAGDVDGDGCDEIIYGSCAIDHDGKGLYSTKMGHGDAIHLTHFDPSRKGLQVWDCHENKRDGSTYRDAATGEILLQIKSNTDVGRCMAADIDPTHPGVEMWSGDSQGIRNVKGEIIAPRMRNMPMNMAVWWDGDLLREMLDKNVITKYDWKNKKFVQLAKFEGALSNNGTKANPCLQGDIIGDWREEVLLRSEDNTSLRLYVSTIPTEYRFHTFLEEPIYRISIATQNVGYNQPTQPGFYFGPELIKMKGTFRGYQFK, encoded by the coding sequence ATGAGAAAAATTACAATCTATCTATTGTGCCTGTTCCTGTCAGTCCCTATGATGACAATGACGGCACAGCCCGGTTATAACTACTCTAAGTTACAGCGGGAAAAACTGAACCGTGGCGTAATTGCTATCCGTGAAAACCCTTCGGAAGTAGTCGTTTCATGGAGATACCTGTCTTCCGACCCGATAAAGAGCGGATTCAATGTGTATAGGGACGGGAAGAAAATAACAGATACGCCTGTCACGGTGAGCACGATGTTTCGCGACAAGAACAGTAGCCGGAAAGCGGCTGTTTACGAAGTACGCCCTGTGGTAAAAGGAAAGGAGACGCATCATATTGACGGCAAATATACGCTTCCGGCGGACGCACCGCTCGGATATCTGAATATTCCTTTGCAAAAGCCGGAAGACGGGACGACACCGGTGGGAGACACTTACTCTTACACTCCCAACGACGCTTCTATCGGCGACGTGGATGGTGACGGTGAATACGAGATTATCCTGAAATGGGACCCGAGCAATTCGCATGACAATTCGCACGATGGTTATACCGGTGAAGTATATATAGATTGTTACCGTCTCAACGGCGAACGTTTGTGGCGTATCAACTTAGGCAAGAATATACGTGCCGGAGCCCACTATACCCAATTTATGGTATATGACCTTGACGGTGACGGCAAAGCGGAAATTGTGATGCGCACGTCAGACGGGACAATCGACGGAAAATGGAAAATGATAGGAAATCCCGATGCGGATTATCGCGAAGCGGGCACTTTTGATAAAAAAAGAGACAGGCTCGTCAATCAAGGACGTATTTTGACAGGCAAGGAATACTTAACCGTATTCTCCGGTCTTACAGGGGAAGCGCTGCACACCGTTGATTATATTCCCGAACGCGGCAATCCGAAAGACTGGGGAGATAACCGTGCCAATCGCAGCGACCGTTTCCTGGCTTGCGTGGCTTATCTGGACGGGATTCATCCGAGTGTGGTGATGTGCCGCGGATATTATACCCGTACCGTACTGGCTGCTTTCGACTGGAACGGGAAAGAGCTGAAAAACCGTTGGGTATTTGACAGCAACAATCCCGGATGCGAAGATTATGCCGGACAGGGAAACCATAACTTGCGGGCAGGCGACGTGGACGGTGACGGATGCGATGAGATTATCTACGGTTCATGCGCCATCGACCACGACGGCAAAGGGCTTTACTCTACCAAAATGGGGCACGGAGACGCCATTCACCTGACGCATTTCGACCCTTCACGCAAAGGTCTGCAAGTGTGGGACTGCCACGAGAACAAACGGGATGGAAGCACATACAGGGATGCGGCAACCGGAGAAATATTGCTGCAAATAAAGAGTAACACCGATGTAGGGCGTTGCATGGCGGCTGACATCGACCCGACGCATCCGGGCGTAGAAATGTGGTCGGGAGATTCGCAAGGAATCCGGAATGTAAAAGGAGAAATCATTGCTCCTAGAATGAGAAATATGCCGATGAATATGGCAGTATGGTGGGATGGAGACTTGCTGCGTGAGATGCTGGATAAAAACGTTATCACCAAATACGACTGGAAAAATAAGAAGTTTGTCCAGCTTGCCAAATTCGAAGGAGCCCTTTCCAACAATGGAACCAAGGCAAACCCGTGCCTGCAAGGGGATATTATAGGCGACTGGCGGGAAGAAGTATTACTCCGTTCCGAGGACAATACTTCACTACGGTTGTATGTATCGACTATCCCGACCGAATACCGGTTCCACACTTTCCTTGAAGAACCGATATACCGAATCAGTATCGCTACCCAAAACGTAGGTTACAACCAACCGACGCAGCCAGGATTCTATTTCGGCCCGGAACTGATAAAGATGAAAGGTACTTTCAGAGGTTATCAGTTTAAATAA
- a CDS encoding O-antigen ligase family protein: protein MFNLDRNTVFSSLMGILIISLVINCFTEIYNASVVFPVLGTLVVGGILVFSALFTRIASFLQLHWIDLMVGAGITCMIVDYLLGNSDLWQLGCLCVLILYCILRLIRKINYVVIYIGVMLAAFLLATIGYLQLFKILPSGNSHFSITGYYHNPAVYAGVMSLLLCVIVGFIIYTFRYSFYRKIRNISYCLCVFCFPVFICADSRAAWVALIVSVCWGILRIYRLQIRMLYKSYVPVMLVLLFALSLLASYGLYKYRPDSVDGRILIGKVGLEMIKNKPLTGFGAGGFAANYMYYQARYLKEKGTEHEKYLAGSTHLAFNEPLRLLVEYGIAGLLIYVILIYYILQSRRNHLIIRLSQMLLMAILIWGLFAYPNRVFPIILFTVLALALLVRLDKVKRKKVLLTSRCFVVIKVTFLFLVLLLGDGISNMLPDYHQLYLLAHSSPNMMSEKVLGEYNKLEHRMTDEIGFYYHYCLTLNRYRKDELLKEKLSFLTSRFPSPTVFVLKGDVHKRLKEFIEAEESYKMAHWMMPTLQTPRGKLAFLYQETGRKQEALLLANELLTEKVKVYGFATHDLHLKLKEVFSEQLTKSLIKKSKAYEKN, encoded by the coding sequence ATGTTTAATTTAGACAGGAATACGGTATTTTCATCTTTGATGGGAATATTAATAATTTCTTTAGTTATTAATTGTTTTACAGAAATTTACAATGCATCTGTTGTTTTTCCTGTTTTGGGTACATTAGTGGTTGGCGGTATTTTGGTCTTTTCTGCTCTATTCACCCGTATAGCGTCTTTTTTGCAACTCCATTGGATTGATTTAATGGTAGGAGCGGGAATAACTTGTATGATAGTAGATTATTTGTTGGGGAATAGTGACTTGTGGCAACTTGGTTGTTTATGTGTACTCATTCTCTATTGTATTTTACGATTGATTAGAAAAATAAATTATGTTGTGATTTATATAGGAGTAATGCTGGCAGCCTTTTTGCTTGCTACTATAGGCTATTTGCAACTCTTCAAGATTTTGCCGTCTGGTAATTCTCATTTCTCTATCACTGGTTATTATCATAATCCGGCTGTTTATGCAGGTGTTATGTCTTTACTTCTTTGTGTGATAGTAGGATTTATTATCTATACTTTTAGATATTCGTTTTATAGGAAAATACGAAATATATCATATTGCCTTTGTGTTTTTTGTTTTCCGGTTTTTATTTGTGCTGATTCAAGGGCGGCATGGGTAGCTTTAATTGTAAGTGTATGTTGGGGCATATTGAGAATATATAGACTTCAGATAAGGATGTTGTATAAATCTTATGTTCCAGTGATGCTTGTTCTTCTTTTTGCATTGAGTTTGTTGGCTTCTTATGGTCTTTATAAATATAGACCTGATTCAGTAGATGGGCGAATACTAATAGGAAAAGTGGGTCTTGAAATGATAAAAAATAAACCTCTAACAGGATTTGGTGCAGGAGGATTTGCTGCAAATTATATGTATTATCAAGCCCGTTATTTGAAAGAAAAAGGAACAGAACATGAAAAATATTTGGCAGGAAGCACTCATTTAGCTTTTAATGAACCATTGAGATTACTGGTTGAATATGGCATTGCAGGGCTGTTGATTTATGTCATTTTGATATATTATATTTTGCAATCAAGGAGGAATCATTTGATTATTAGGTTATCACAGATGTTGTTGATGGCTATTCTTATTTGGGGACTTTTCGCTTATCCTAATCGTGTATTTCCTATTATTCTGTTTACGGTGTTGGCTTTGGCATTGTTGGTCAGGTTGGATAAAGTAAAGCGGAAAAAAGTACTTTTAACTTCTCGTTGCTTTGTAGTTATCAAAGTTACCTTTTTATTTTTAGTATTGCTATTGGGTGATGGTATTTCAAATATGTTGCCGGATTATCATCAACTGTATCTTTTAGCTCATTCTTCTCCGAATATGATGTCTGAAAAAGTACTTGGTGAATACAATAAATTGGAACATCGGATGACAGACGAAATAGGTTTTTACTATCACTATTGTTTGACTTTAAATAGATATAGAAAGGATGAACTTCTAAAAGAAAAATTGTCTTTTCTGACATCCCGTTTTCCTTCACCGACAGTATTTGTGTTGAAAGGAGATGTACACAAACGATTAAAGGAATTTATCGAAGCAGAAGAATCATATAAAATGGCTCATTGGATGATGCCTACACTTCAAACTCCCAGAGGAAAGCTTGCTTTTTTATATCAAGAAACAGGAAGAAAGCAAGAGGCACTTTTATTAGCAAATGAATTATTAACAGAAAAGGTTAAAGTCTATGGTTTTGCAACACATGATTTGCACCTTAAACTGAAAGAAGTATTTAGTGAACAGTTAACTAAAAGTTTAATTAAAAAAAGTAAAGCTTATGAGAAAAATTAA